TTAGATATTGATTTAATTATGATAGAACCACGGACCAACTCTTTACGAGAAGAAGTATATCTTGGAAAAACGTCTGGAAAAATTATTAAACAAACCAATATTCCCGCATTAATTGTCCCTGAAGGCGTCAGTTTTAAACCTATTGTTTATATTTTAGTGGCTTTAAAGTCTGCTATAATTAAAAAGGAATCTGCCTTAAAGCCGTTAATTGCTATTAAAGATCAGTTCCGATCTATTGTAAATTTATTACTCGTACAAACACCATTCTATAATGAAGGTGATTTTGAAATAAATCCAGATTTAGCCAAATTAATAACCAATATTACTAAAACGGAAAATGCTACAACATTTCAAGGCGTATTAGAACATTATAAGGATAATGATCCGGATATGTTATGCGTGGTAAGGCGTAAGCGTGGATTTTTCTCTAAACTATGGGAGAAAAATACTATTTTGAAAAAAGATTTTCAGAGCAACACACTTCCAGTTTTAGTATTAAGTGGTGTGAAATAAATATTTCTTCAGCAGAAGGATAAAACCTAAATAAAAATAGTTTATTTTCGTTGCTCAATAAACGAATTTCTAGTCTAAAGTTTATTTTGGGGGATTAGCTCAGCTGGCTAGAGCGCTACGCTGGCAGCGTAGAGGTCATCGGTTCGACTCCGATATTCTCCACTTAAAAAGCAATGTGAAAGCATTGCTTTTTTTATGCCTAAATTTCATAATAGTTTTTTGCAATTTCAGAAACAATTTGTAATTCAAAGATTTTTTTGAGGGTTTTGTCGAATATTGGAAGCTTTTTAAAACCTCATAAATGAGTACTGCGTAGATATGGTCCCAACCTAACTTACTATGAAATTTGTTTTATTAATTGCCCTTTTTTGTAGCTATTCTATAAACGCTCAAAGCCAAGAATTTAATCCAGAAACTAATGATGTTCCACTATATCAACTGGCAAGTTATACCAATGTTGGCGATGCGGCCTACAGTATTGAAGATATTCAATTAAACAACGATTTAATTTATAAACCGTTGCAATCAGAAAACCACAGTGTGGGTTTTACGTCTGATAATTTTTGGATTCAGTTTAAACTAACCAACTCGCAAGCAACGGAACATGTTTATTATTTAGAAACAGCTAGACCTATTACAGATGTTGCCAATTTATATCAAATAGCAGCAGCTGGCACTGAACGTTTTAAAAGTGGCGACCAAATAGCATTTAGTGAGCGCCAGGTTAACCACAGAGCAACTGTTTTTAAAATTAAACTGCCACCTAATTCAACCCAACATTTTTATGTGCATTTAAAAAGTGATGGTGAAACCATAAACATACCTTTAAATTTATATAATGAGTCTGAATTTTTACAAAACACCTACCACCAACAATTATTTCTTGGTTTGTTTTACGGTGTTTTATTGCTTGCAGGTATAATTTATTTGTTTTTCTACATCAGTTTAAAAGAACGTTCATTTTTATATTACGGCCTTTATGTGTTTTCAATAGCTCTGCTTCAAGCGGCATTAGATGGATTATTATTTGAATTTGTTTGGCCCGAAAGTGGTTATTTAAATAGTAGGATGGTATTAATTACCGCATTATTATCCAATTTATTCTTGTTGAAGTATTGCGAACATTTTTTAGATATAAAAAGCCATTTTAAAAACATAGTTAAGTACTATCAAGTTATTTATGTCGTGATAATTAGCCTATTTACATGTATTTTTATTAATGAATTTACTTTAAAAATAACGTATCCTATTAGTAATGTTAATGGTTTAATTAGTTTGCTATTAATCTT
Above is a window of Bizionia sp. M204 DNA encoding:
- a CDS encoding universal stress protein, with protein sequence MKNILVPVGSSKNAVSHLQYAVDFAKAFGAKIYVVQVYNIYSKAGTMIKVDHILERESYEFLKSHVAQVDTKGVEIVVKSFKGKLVDTLELVCHSLDIDLIMIEPRTNSLREEVYLGKTSGKIIKQTNIPALIVPEGVSFKPIVYILVALKSAIIKKESALKPLIAIKDQFRSIVNLLLVQTPFYNEGDFEINPDLAKLITNITKTENATTFQGVLEHYKDNDPDMLCVVRRKRGFFSKLWEKNTILKKDFQSNTLPVLVLSGVK
- a CDS encoding sensor histidine kinase; this translates as MKFVLLIALFCSYSINAQSQEFNPETNDVPLYQLASYTNVGDAAYSIEDIQLNNDLIYKPLQSENHSVGFTSDNFWIQFKLTNSQATEHVYYLETARPITDVANLYQIAAAGTERFKSGDQIAFSERQVNHRATVFKIKLPPNSTQHFYVHLKSDGETINIPLNLYNESEFLQNTYHQQLFLGLFYGVLLLAGIIYLFFYISLKERSFLYYGLYVFSIALLQAALDGLLFEFVWPESGYLNSRMVLITALLSNLFLLKYCEHFLDIKSHFKNIVKYYQVIYVVIISLFTCIFINEFTLKITYPISNVNGLISLLLILFTVFVMRYRKIALDAFFSIGILFLVIGLLGFVMNNLSLLPNNFYTENSAKFGSGLEVIFLSLSMTNLIRKLREEKEVSQALALKKSEEISEVKTYFMSNMSHELRTPLNAILGATQEQLEQQNGAVDSSCLEIIKNASYSLLSNINDILDFVKN